Proteins encoded by one window of Mycolicibacterium sp. ND9-15:
- a CDS encoding cytochrome P450 — protein sequence MTLAGIDFTDLDNFANGFPHELFALHRREAPVYWHEPTEHTPDGEGFWSVATYAETLAVFRDPETFSSVTGGSRPYGGTLLQDLAVAGQVLNMMDDPRHAQIRRLVSSGLTPRMIRRVEDDLRARAQRLLDAVERGQPFDFLVDVAAELPMQMICILLGVPESERHWLFQAIEPQFDFGGSRKASLGQLTAEEAGSRMYTYGQELIAAKRAEPTDDMLSVVANASVDDGALSDLELYLFFSLLFSAGAETTRNAVAGGLLALIENRAQMSMLRDDLALLPSAVEEMVRWSSPSPSKRRTATRDVSLGGHDIAAGQKVQIWEGSANRDEAVFTDPDVFDITRKPNPHLGFGQGVHYCLGANLARLELRVLFEELLARFSAAKLVRPVEWTRSNRHTGIRHLVVELR from the coding sequence GTGACACTGGCCGGCATCGACTTCACCGATCTGGACAACTTCGCCAACGGATTTCCGCACGAGCTGTTCGCGCTGCATCGTCGCGAGGCACCGGTCTATTGGCATGAGCCGACTGAACACACGCCCGACGGCGAGGGCTTCTGGTCGGTCGCCACCTATGCCGAAACCCTTGCGGTGTTTCGCGATCCGGAGACCTTCTCGTCGGTGACGGGGGGCTCGCGCCCATACGGTGGCACGCTGCTGCAGGACCTGGCGGTCGCCGGGCAGGTGCTCAACATGATGGACGACCCGCGGCACGCCCAGATTCGGCGGCTGGTCAGTTCGGGGCTCACGCCGCGGATGATCCGACGGGTCGAGGACGATCTGCGTGCGCGTGCGCAGCGGCTCTTGGATGCCGTTGAGCGGGGCCAGCCCTTTGACTTCCTGGTCGACGTCGCCGCCGAGTTGCCGATGCAGATGATCTGCATCCTGCTGGGAGTGCCCGAGTCCGAACGGCATTGGTTGTTCCAGGCGATCGAGCCGCAGTTCGACTTCGGTGGTTCACGCAAGGCATCCCTCGGACAGCTGACGGCCGAAGAGGCCGGTTCGCGGATGTACACCTACGGCCAGGAGTTGATCGCCGCCAAACGCGCAGAACCGACCGACGACATGCTGTCGGTGGTGGCGAACGCTTCGGTGGACGACGGTGCGCTGTCGGATCTGGAGCTCTACCTGTTCTTCAGCCTGCTGTTCAGCGCCGGTGCCGAGACGACGCGGAACGCGGTGGCCGGTGGACTGTTGGCACTGATCGAGAATCGGGCGCAGATGTCCATGCTGCGCGACGATCTGGCGCTGCTGCCGTCGGCTGTCGAGGAGATGGTGCGCTGGTCGTCGCCGTCACCGTCGAAGCGGCGCACCGCGACCCGGGATGTGTCGTTGGGCGGACATGACATCGCCGCCGGTCAGAAGGTGCAGATCTGGGAGGGCTCGGCCAACCGCGACGAAGCGGTGTTCACCGATCCCGACGTGTTCGACATCACCCGTAAACCCAACCCGCATCTCGGCTTCGGCCAGGGCGTGCATTACTGCCTCGGCGCGAACCTCGCGCGGCTCGAGCTGCGCGTGCTGTTCGAAGAGCTGCTGGCGCGGTTCTCCGCAGCGAAGTTGGTCAGGCCCGTCGAGTGGACACGGAGCAACCGGCATACCGGGATTCGGCATCTCGTGGTCGAGCTGCGGTGA
- a CDS encoding tellurite resistance/C4-dicarboxylate transporter family protein, producing MRPDAFAFVMATGIVSIAAADHGFPYLSDGLAVVAVAALLILIVIAVISWVGRPPDLSDLDVTIGLFTFVAACAVLDSRLTSISEVLWALGVSAAVAWLTLIALTARNFVSLSWNELQGRARGAWELCSVGTSGLAIVTVALARDRGWHAVMLIAVALWVVAIALYVLMTTLILARALAARLDPGGFEPDAWILMGGLAIVTLAGDHIHRAGIDGVREVTIAAWCLASMWILPLLHFGVRHIQRPDARRFAGVWWAMVFPLGMYSSASHAMAIETGWPVLPMVSLIFFWVAFASWAVVAIAGMLRLRACCARRLPSTRRRASRADPG from the coding sequence GTGAGGCCCGACGCGTTCGCGTTCGTGATGGCGACCGGCATCGTGTCGATCGCCGCGGCGGATCACGGCTTCCCGTATCTCAGCGACGGGCTGGCCGTGGTGGCGGTCGCCGCGCTGCTGATTCTTATTGTCATAGCGGTGATTTCATGGGTTGGACGCCCACCTGATCTGTCGGATCTCGATGTCACGATCGGCTTGTTCACGTTCGTCGCCGCGTGCGCCGTCCTCGACAGCAGATTGACGTCGATATCGGAGGTGCTGTGGGCATTGGGCGTGTCGGCGGCCGTGGCTTGGCTGACACTGATCGCCCTGACGGCGCGGAACTTCGTTTCGCTGTCCTGGAACGAATTGCAGGGTCGCGCGCGTGGCGCATGGGAACTGTGCAGCGTCGGCACGTCCGGATTGGCGATCGTCACGGTTGCACTTGCGCGCGATAGGGGTTGGCATGCCGTAATGCTGATCGCAGTGGCGTTATGGGTCGTCGCGATCGCGCTCTACGTGTTGATGACCACGCTGATTCTGGCGCGGGCGCTCGCCGCGCGGTTGGACCCCGGCGGGTTCGAACCTGATGCGTGGATACTGATGGGCGGACTGGCCATAGTCACGTTGGCCGGAGACCACATTCATCGCGCCGGGATCGACGGCGTTCGCGAGGTGACGATCGCGGCGTGGTGTCTGGCTTCGATGTGGATCCTGCCGCTTCTGCACTTTGGAGTGCGCCACATCCAGCGCCCGGATGCCCGGCGTTTCGCCGGGGTGTGGTGGGCGATGGTGTTCCCGCTGGGCATGTACTCGTCGGCCAGCCACGCGATGGCCATCGAAACCGGATGGCCTGTCCTGCCCATGGTTTCGCTGATCTTCTTCTGGGTTGCGTTTGCTTCGTGGGCCGTTGTGGCGATCGCTGGGATGTTGCGATTGCGGGCTTGTTGTGCGCGCCGCCTACCCTCGACGCGACGCCGTGCTAGCCGCGCCGACCCAGGCTAG
- a CDS encoding DUF559 domain-containing protein: protein MLDEYLRRQDGIITLTQAKRAGLSQDAINRRLRSGHWQRYARSVYFVADRQFTDAARVRAAVLAYGPHACASGLAAAWWHGLSKFAPETVEVTVPRRSRLRHLSGTWLRRRDLHPRDIVERDGLRVTELPLTVVEAAVRRGGGPKLMDKALQRHVELPQLWRAHLRNTGRHGSPAARRLLRAAQDGARSKAERILVKLLRDAGFTGWTTNHPVGGYKVDVAFVSETVAIEVDGWAFHIDSDVFQVDRTRQNAIALLGWKVLRFTWLDLTEYPKRVIAEISAATGQYPG, encoded by the coding sequence GTGCTCGACGAGTATCTGCGCCGCCAGGACGGCATCATCACGCTCACTCAAGCCAAACGCGCGGGGCTCAGCCAGGACGCGATCAACCGTCGACTCCGGTCGGGGCATTGGCAGCGGTACGCGCGCAGCGTGTACTTCGTCGCCGATCGACAGTTCACCGATGCTGCTCGGGTCCGGGCCGCGGTCCTCGCATACGGCCCACACGCATGCGCCAGCGGGCTGGCGGCAGCATGGTGGCACGGACTGTCGAAGTTCGCCCCAGAGACCGTCGAGGTCACCGTCCCGCGGCGGAGCCGGCTGCGCCATCTGTCGGGTACGTGGCTGCGGCGGCGCGACCTGCATCCCCGCGACATTGTCGAACGCGACGGCCTGAGGGTCACCGAGCTACCCCTGACCGTCGTCGAAGCCGCGGTGCGACGCGGCGGCGGACCGAAGCTGATGGATAAAGCCCTGCAGCGACACGTCGAGCTCCCGCAACTCTGGCGGGCGCACCTGCGCAACACAGGCAGGCATGGTTCGCCCGCCGCGCGCCGACTGCTGCGGGCCGCACAGGACGGCGCACGCTCGAAGGCCGAGCGCATCCTGGTAAAGCTGCTGCGCGACGCCGGCTTCACCGGTTGGACGACCAATCATCCCGTCGGCGGCTACAAGGTCGATGTCGCATTCGTCAGCGAGACGGTCGCGATCGAGGTCGACGGCTGGGCGTTCCACATCGACAGCGACGTGTTCCAGGTTGACCGCACGCGGCAGAACGCCATTGCGCTGCTCGGCTGGAAAGTGCTGCGCTTCACCTGGCTCGACCTGACCGAGTACCCGAAGCGAGTGATTGCGGAAATCTCCGCAGCGACAGGGCAATACCCTGGCTAG
- a CDS encoding IS481 family transposase encodes MAQKVTAMDIRMASALAGQVDNVAQFCRDSAISRQTYYKFRKRFRDGGIEGLQDRSRRPLTSPGQTPVEVEDLIVLRRKQLIEDGRDHGAQSIVWSLQREGIAVPSVSTVWQILTRRGAIVPQPQKRPKSATKRFCFDRPNECWQSDWTGWTLADGSAVGIAGSLDDHSRYVVGLRAGAGDADAELVWEVMLAGIDECGIPSMSLSDNGIVYTGRFHAHESAFEVNLRALGVRTINSTPFHPQTCGKIERFWQTLKKWLSARDPAATVEELNALLEQFRTYYNHQRPHRALRGATPAEAFSATVMARPAERPLPAPVFVSRRTVGEKSGQVFVAPYKVNVGLRWAGHDCDVIRDGEHITIFSGNRLVRTLTADPTRNYQSIDKTTRTYRTREPKPAS; translated from the coding sequence ATGGCTCAGAAGGTGACGGCGATGGACATTCGGATGGCTTCGGCGTTGGCCGGCCAGGTCGACAACGTGGCGCAGTTCTGCCGGGACAGCGCGATCAGTCGACAGACGTATTACAAGTTCCGCAAGCGTTTCCGTGACGGTGGGATCGAGGGTCTGCAGGATCGGTCGCGGCGTCCGCTGACTTCGCCGGGGCAGACCCCGGTCGAGGTGGAAGACCTGATCGTGTTGCGGCGTAAGCAGTTGATCGAGGATGGCCGCGATCACGGTGCACAGTCGATCGTGTGGTCGTTGCAGCGCGAGGGTATCGCGGTGCCGTCAGTGTCGACGGTGTGGCAGATCTTGACCCGTCGCGGGGCGATCGTCCCGCAGCCACAGAAGCGGCCGAAGTCGGCGACCAAACGGTTTTGCTTCGATCGGCCCAACGAGTGTTGGCAGTCCGATTGGACCGGATGGACGCTGGCCGACGGCAGCGCGGTGGGCATCGCGGGCAGTCTCGACGACCACTCCCGGTATGTGGTGGGTTTGCGCGCGGGTGCCGGTGACGCGGACGCCGAGCTTGTCTGGGAGGTGATGCTGGCAGGCATCGACGAGTGCGGGATACCATCGATGTCGTTGTCGGACAACGGAATCGTCTACACTGGCCGCTTCCACGCGCATGAATCAGCTTTCGAGGTCAATCTGCGCGCTCTCGGGGTGCGGACCATCAACTCGACGCCGTTTCACCCGCAGACCTGCGGCAAGATCGAGCGGTTCTGGCAGACGCTGAAGAAGTGGCTGTCTGCCCGCGATCCGGCGGCTACTGTCGAGGAACTCAACGCCCTGCTCGAGCAGTTCCGCACCTATTACAACCACCAACGGCCGCACCGCGCGCTACGTGGCGCCACCCCGGCCGAGGCATTCAGCGCCACCGTCATGGCCCGCCCCGCCGAGCGTCCACTGCCCGCACCGGTGTTCGTCAGCCGCCGCACCGTCGGAGAGAAGTCGGGACAGGTGTTCGTCGCGCCCTACAAGGTCAACGTCGGGCTGCGCTGGGCCGGCCACGACTGCGATGTCATCCGCGACGGCGAGCACATCACCATCTTCAGCGGCAACCGACTCGTGCGCACTCTCACTGCCGATCCCACACGCAACTACCAGTCCATCGACAAGACCACCCGCACCTATCGCACCCGCGAGCCCAAACCGGCATCATGA
- a CDS encoding phosphoribosylaminoimidazolesuccinocarboxamide synthase translates to MRPALSDYEHLASGKVRELYRVDDETLLFVASDRISAYDHILDSQIPDKGRILTAMSVFFFDLVDTPNHLAGPPDDERIPADVLGRALVVQELQMLPVEAVARGYLTGSGLIDYQRTGTVCGIALPAGLVEASRFDQPLFTPATKAELGQHDENISFADVVELIGTERAEQLRDRTLQTYNQGAEHALTKGIIVADTKFEFGVDSDGDLRLADEVFTPDSSRYWRADDWKEGVVQQSFDKQFVRNWLTGPDSGWDRAGDKPPPPLPPAVVDATRARYIEAYERISGRKFSDWIGS, encoded by the coding sequence ATGCGCCCCGCTCTGTCCGACTACGAACATCTGGCCAGTGGCAAGGTTCGCGAGCTGTACCGCGTGGACGACGAGACGCTGCTCTTCGTGGCCAGCGACCGCATCTCCGCCTACGACCACATCCTCGACTCGCAGATCCCCGACAAGGGGCGCATCCTGACCGCGATGAGCGTGTTCTTCTTCGATCTGGTCGACACGCCCAACCACCTCGCCGGACCGCCCGACGACGAGCGCATCCCCGCCGACGTGCTCGGGCGCGCGCTGGTGGTCCAGGAACTCCAGATGCTGCCGGTGGAGGCGGTCGCGCGCGGCTACCTCACCGGTTCTGGGCTCATCGACTACCAACGGACCGGCACGGTGTGCGGTATCGCGCTACCCGCCGGCCTCGTCGAGGCGAGCAGGTTCGACCAGCCGCTCTTCACCCCGGCCACCAAAGCCGAACTGGGGCAGCATGACGAGAACATCTCGTTCGCCGACGTGGTCGAGTTGATCGGCACAGAGCGGGCCGAGCAGTTGCGCGACCGGACACTGCAGACCTACAACCAAGGGGCCGAGCACGCGCTGACGAAGGGCATCATCGTCGCCGACACCAAGTTCGAGTTCGGTGTGGACTCCGACGGCGACCTGCGCCTGGCCGACGAGGTGTTCACCCCCGACTCGAGCAGGTACTGGCGGGCCGACGACTGGAAAGAAGGCGTCGTACAGCAGAGCTTCGACAAGCAGTTCGTCCGCAACTGGCTGACGGGGCCGGACTCCGGGTGGGACCGCGCCGGCGACAAGCCGCCGCCCCCGCTGCCGCCGGCCGTCGTCGATGCCACCAGGGCCCGTTACATCGAGGCCTACGAACGTATTTCGGGCCGGAAGTTCAGCGATTGGATCGGCTCGTGA
- a CDS encoding S9 family peptidase, with amino-acid sequence MKPPVAKRVETRREHHGEVFCDPYEWLRDKSDPQVIAHLEAENAYTEHVTEHLAPLRQNIFDEIKARTKETDLSVPTRRDAWWYYGRSFEGKQYSVHCRCPVADPDDWTPPVLDENTEIPGEQVLLDENVEAQGQDFFSLGAASVSVDGNILAYSVDVRGDERYTMRFKDLRTGELYDDTISGIGAGVTWAADNRTVYYTTLDEAWRPDTIWRHRLASGLPAQRVYHEPDERYWLGVGRTRSDKYVIIAAGSAVTSEVRYADATDPDAEFTVVWPRRDFVEYSVEHAVVGGEDRFLILHNDGAENFTLVEAPVGDPGAVRTLIEHRDDVRLDSVDAFAGHLVVSYRSEALPKIQLWPVHPSGEYGHPEDFTFESELTSAGLSANPNWSAPKLRIGATSYTTPVRIFDVDLATGERTLLREQPVLGDYRPEDYVERRDWAVAPDGARIPISVVHKIGLQYPAPTLLYGYGAYEACEDPRFSIARLSLLDRGMVFAVAHVRGGGELGRPWYEHGKMLEKKNSFTDFIAVAQHLVQTDVTRPENLVAYGGSAGGLLVGAVANMAPELFAGILAVVPFVDPLTTILDPSLPLTVTEWDEWGNPLDNNDVYDYMKSYSPYENVEARQYPRILAMTSLNDTRVCYVEPAKWVAALRHTKADNHPVLLKTEMNAGHGGISGRYERWKETAFQYAWLLDAAQADHERRP; translated from the coding sequence GTGAAGCCGCCCGTAGCCAAGCGGGTCGAGACACGCCGCGAGCACCACGGCGAGGTCTTCTGCGATCCCTACGAGTGGCTGCGCGATAAGAGCGACCCACAGGTGATCGCACACCTGGAAGCGGAGAACGCCTACACCGAGCACGTCACCGAGCACCTTGCGCCGCTGCGCCAGAACATCTTCGACGAGATCAAGGCCCGCACCAAGGAAACCGACCTGTCGGTGCCGACCCGACGCGACGCATGGTGGTACTACGGCCGCAGTTTCGAGGGCAAGCAGTACAGCGTGCACTGCCGTTGCCCGGTGGCAGATCCCGACGACTGGACGCCACCGGTCCTCGACGAGAACACCGAGATTCCCGGCGAGCAGGTACTGCTCGACGAGAATGTCGAGGCCCAGGGACAGGACTTCTTCTCCCTCGGCGCAGCGTCGGTCAGCGTGGACGGCAACATCCTGGCTTACTCGGTGGATGTCCGGGGCGACGAGCGATACACCATGCGGTTCAAGGACTTACGCACCGGCGAGCTGTACGACGACACGATCAGCGGAATCGGCGCCGGTGTCACGTGGGCGGCCGACAACCGCACGGTGTATTACACGACGCTCGACGAGGCGTGGCGTCCGGACACCATCTGGCGGCACCGCCTCGCCTCAGGGCTACCCGCCCAGCGCGTCTACCACGAACCCGACGAACGGTACTGGCTCGGCGTCGGGCGCACCCGCAGCGACAAGTACGTCATCATCGCTGCGGGCAGCGCCGTCACCTCCGAGGTGCGTTACGCCGATGCGACGGATCCGGACGCCGAGTTCACCGTCGTATGGCCACGACGCGACTTCGTCGAGTACTCCGTCGAGCATGCGGTGGTGGGCGGCGAGGACCGGTTCCTGATCCTGCACAACGACGGTGCGGAGAACTTCACGCTCGTGGAGGCTCCCGTCGGCGACCCCGGCGCGGTCCGCACGCTGATCGAACACCGCGACGACGTCCGCCTCGACTCAGTGGACGCGTTCGCGGGTCACCTCGTCGTCAGCTACCGCAGTGAGGCGCTGCCGAAGATCCAGCTTTGGCCGGTGCACCCGAGCGGTGAGTACGGCCACCCCGAGGACTTCACCTTCGAGTCCGAGCTGACGTCGGCCGGGCTCAGCGCCAATCCGAACTGGAGCGCACCGAAGCTGCGGATCGGAGCCACCTCGTACACCACCCCGGTGCGCATCTTCGACGTCGACCTCGCCACCGGTGAACGGACGCTGCTGCGCGAACAGCCCGTGCTCGGCGACTACCGTCCCGAGGATTACGTCGAGCGCCGCGACTGGGCCGTCGCACCGGACGGGGCACGGATACCGATTTCGGTCGTGCACAAGATCGGGCTGCAGTATCCGGCGCCCACACTGCTCTACGGGTACGGGGCCTATGAGGCCTGCGAGGATCCGCGCTTCTCCATCGCGCGGCTGTCGCTGCTCGACCGAGGGATGGTCTTCGCGGTCGCCCATGTGCGCGGCGGCGGTGAGCTCGGTCGTCCGTGGTACGAGCACGGCAAGATGCTCGAGAAGAAGAACAGCTTCACCGATTTCATCGCCGTCGCACAGCATCTCGTGCAGACCGATGTCACGCGGCCGGAGAACTTGGTGGCGTACGGCGGCAGCGCCGGCGGTCTGCTCGTCGGAGCCGTCGCCAACATGGCACCGGAGTTGTTCGCGGGCATCCTCGCGGTCGTGCCGTTCGTGGACCCGCTCACCACGATCCTCGACCCGTCGCTTCCGCTCACCGTCACCGAATGGGACGAGTGGGGAAACCCGTTGGACAACAACGACGTCTACGACTACATGAAATCGTACTCGCCGTATGAGAACGTGGAAGCCAGGCAGTACCCGCGGATCCTCGCGATGACGTCGCTGAACGATACCCGGGTGTGCTACGTCGAACCGGCCAAATGGGTTGCGGCACTGCGCCACACCAAGGCCGACAACCATCCTGTGCTGTTGAAGACCGAGATGAATGCCGGCCACGGTGGCATCAGCGGTCGCTACGAACGCTGGAAGGAAACCGCGTTCCAGTACGCCTGGCTACTGGACGCTGCCCAGGCCGATCACGAACGCCGCCCCTAG
- a CDS encoding DoxX family protein, protein MAVLITLVLGTLSARLAGWLGLDYVDGWTSAVAVGLAAMFVVTGIAHFVNPLRRDMISIVPSRLPAPALLVTITGVLELIGAAGLLYPPTRVAAAVCLFVLMMAMFPANVYASRMPNPPKSMTTRLDLRTAEQILYLGAAFVIGLGSVQ, encoded by the coding sequence GTGGCCGTCCTCATCACGCTCGTACTGGGCACCCTCAGCGCCCGGCTGGCCGGCTGGCTCGGCCTGGACTACGTCGACGGCTGGACATCCGCCGTCGCCGTCGGGCTGGCCGCGATGTTCGTGGTCACCGGGATCGCACACTTCGTCAACCCGCTGCGTCGCGACATGATCTCGATCGTGCCGTCGCGGCTGCCCGCGCCTGCGCTGCTGGTCACCATCACCGGCGTGCTGGAACTGATCGGCGCCGCAGGGCTGCTCTACCCGCCCACGCGGGTGGCCGCCGCGGTCTGCCTGTTCGTGTTGATGATGGCGATGTTCCCGGCCAACGTGTACGCGTCGCGGATGCCGAACCCGCCGAAGTCGATGACGACCCGGCTCGATCTACGCACCGCCGAGCAGATCCTCTACCTAGGGGCGGCGTTCGTGATCGGCCTGGGCAGCGTCCAGTAG
- a CDS encoding TetR/AcrR family transcriptional regulator: MSRTSYHHGDLKAVILAEAAGLVAERGANGISLRELARAAGVSHAAPAHHFADRRGLFTALAAEGWRKLATALAGARPDFVDAALAYVRFALDHPGHYAVMFDRSLVDPDNAELVAAQDAAGVELAQGVGTLDDPRATEDPQAAALAAWSLVHGFSLLWLNRAIDTHADPMATVRRVAGMLYKTG; this comes from the coding sequence ATGAGCAGGACGTCCTACCACCACGGCGACTTGAAGGCCGTCATCCTCGCGGAGGCGGCCGGCCTGGTGGCCGAGCGCGGCGCCAACGGGATCTCACTTCGCGAGCTGGCACGGGCGGCGGGGGTTTCGCACGCCGCGCCCGCACACCACTTCGCCGACCGGCGCGGCCTGTTCACCGCGCTGGCGGCCGAGGGTTGGCGGAAACTGGCCACCGCACTCGCCGGCGCGAGGCCGGATTTCGTCGACGCCGCACTGGCTTACGTGCGGTTCGCGCTCGACCATCCGGGGCACTACGCGGTCATGTTCGACCGCTCGCTCGTCGACCCGGACAACGCGGAGTTGGTGGCAGCTCAGGATGCGGCGGGAGTCGAACTGGCCCAAGGTGTCGGCACCCTCGACGATCCCCGCGCCACGGAGGATCCGCAGGCCGCCGCGTTGGCGGCATGGTCACTGGTGCATGGGTTTTCGCTGCTCTGGCTGAACCGGGCCATCGACACCCATGCCGATCCGATGGCCACCGTGCGCCGCGTCGCGGGCATGCTGTACAAGACCGGGTAA
- a CDS encoding glutathione peroxidase, translating to MTDTPLTDIAVTTLDGRDTTIGELADGAALVVNVASKCGLTPQYTALEQLAKDYRDRGLTVIGVPCNQFMGQEPGTAQEIAEFCSTTYGVTFPLLAKTDVNGADRHPLYSELTKTPDAGGEAGDIQWNFEKFLLAPGGTVVKRFRPRTEPDAPEVIAAIEDVLR from the coding sequence ATGACCGACACACCGCTGACCGATATCGCTGTGACCACCCTCGACGGCCGCGACACCACCATCGGCGAGCTGGCCGACGGTGCCGCACTCGTCGTCAACGTCGCCTCGAAATGTGGTCTGACACCGCAGTACACCGCGCTCGAGCAGTTGGCCAAGGACTACCGCGACCGCGGGTTGACCGTGATCGGCGTGCCGTGCAACCAGTTTATGGGCCAGGAACCGGGTACGGCGCAGGAGATCGCGGAGTTCTGCTCGACGACCTACGGGGTGACGTTCCCCCTGCTGGCCAAGACCGACGTCAACGGCGCCGACCGGCACCCGCTGTACTCCGAGTTGACGAAGACGCCCGACGCCGGCGGCGAGGCCGGCGACATCCAGTGGAACTTCGAGAAGTTCCTGCTCGCACCCGGCGGAACGGTGGTCAAGCGGTTCCGGCCGCGCACCGAACCCGACGCTCCCGAGGTGATCGCAGCCATCGAGGACGTCCTGCGATAG
- a CDS encoding FAD-binding dehydrogenase — MADADVIVVGAGLAGLVAACELVDRGRRVLIVDQENANSIGGQAYWSFGGLFFVDSPEQRRLGIRDSHELALQDWLGSAGFDRPEDHWPRQWAHAYVDFAAGEKRGWLRERGLQTFPIVGWAERGGYDARGHGNSVPRFHITWGTGPAIVDIFARRLTGRVRYAHRHRVDELIVESGAVVGVRGTVLEPSDAARGVATSREAIGEFEFRAQAVVVASGGIGGNHDLVRQNWPRRMGRVPEQLLSGVPAHVDGRMIGITEVAGARVINSDRMWHYTEGITNYDPIWPLHGIRILPGPSSLWLDANGNRLPSPLYPGFDTLGTLEHIAQTGQDYTWFILNARIIAKEFALSGQEQNPDLTGRSVRDVLSRVRPGAPAPVQAFVDRGVDFVSADSLRDLVSAMNTVPEVLPLDFATVEAEVTARDREVANKFTKDMQIASIRVARNYLGDRVSRVVAPHRLTDPKAGPLIAVKLHILTRKSLGGLETDLDARVLRADGSVFDGLFAAGEAAGFGGGGVHGYRSLEGTFLGGCVFSGRAAGRAAARDTA, encoded by the coding sequence ATGGCAGATGCTGACGTCATCGTCGTCGGGGCCGGGCTGGCGGGTCTGGTGGCGGCCTGCGAGCTCGTCGATCGCGGCCGGCGCGTGCTGATCGTCGACCAGGAGAACGCCAACAGCATCGGTGGCCAGGCGTACTGGTCGTTCGGCGGGCTGTTCTTCGTCGACAGCCCCGAGCAGCGGCGGCTGGGCATCCGGGACAGCCACGAGTTGGCGCTGCAGGACTGGCTGGGCTCGGCCGGATTCGACCGTCCGGAGGATCATTGGCCACGGCAGTGGGCGCACGCCTACGTCGATTTCGCGGCTGGTGAGAAGCGCGGTTGGCTGCGTGAGCGTGGGCTGCAGACATTTCCAATCGTCGGGTGGGCCGAGCGGGGCGGGTACGACGCCCGCGGGCACGGCAATTCGGTGCCGCGGTTCCACATCACCTGGGGCACCGGACCGGCGATCGTCGACATCTTCGCGCGCCGGCTGACCGGACGCGTCCGGTACGCGCACCGGCACCGGGTGGACGAGTTGATCGTCGAGAGCGGCGCCGTTGTCGGCGTGCGCGGCACCGTGCTCGAGCCTTCTGATGCGGCCCGCGGGGTGGCGACGTCGCGAGAAGCGATCGGAGAGTTCGAGTTTCGCGCACAGGCCGTCGTCGTCGCCAGCGGCGGCATCGGGGGCAACCACGACCTGGTGCGGCAGAACTGGCCCCGGCGGATGGGGCGGGTGCCGGAACAGTTGCTCTCCGGCGTGCCCGCACACGTCGACGGGCGCATGATCGGCATCACCGAGGTGGCCGGGGCGCGGGTGATCAACAGCGACCGAATGTGGCATTACACCGAGGGGATCACCAACTACGACCCGATCTGGCCGTTGCACGGTATCCGGATCCTGCCGGGGCCGTCGTCGCTGTGGTTGGACGCCAACGGCAACCGCCTGCCGTCGCCGCTGTATCCGGGGTTCGACACGCTCGGCACCTTGGAGCACATCGCGCAGACCGGGCAGGACTACACCTGGTTCATCCTCAACGCGCGGATCATCGCCAAGGAGTTCGCGCTGTCGGGCCAGGAGCAGAACCCCGACCTCACCGGCCGCAGTGTCCGTGACGTCTTGTCCCGGGTTCGCCCGGGAGCGCCGGCGCCGGTGCAGGCGTTCGTCGACCGCGGTGTGGACTTCGTCAGCGCTGACTCGTTGCGGGACTTGGTTTCTGCGATGAACACGGTGCCCGAGGTGCTGCCCCTGGACTTCGCGACGGTTGAGGCCGAGGTCACCGCCCGGGACCGCGAGGTCGCGAACAAGTTCACCAAGGACATGCAGATCGCCTCGATCCGGGTGGCGCGCAACTATCTGGGCGACCGGGTCAGCCGTGTCGTCGCGCCGCACCGGTTGACCGACCCCAAGGCCGGGCCGCTGATCGCGGTGAAGCTGCACATCCTGACGCGAAAGTCGCTGGGCGGGTTGGAGACCGACCTGGACGCGCGAGTGCTGCGAGCCGACGGCAGCGTGTTCGACGGACTGTTCGCCGCCGGGGAGGCCGCGGGCTTCGGCGGCGGGGGTGTGCACGGCTACCGGTCGCTGGAGGGCACCTTTCTCGGCGGCTGTGTGTTCTCCGGCCGGGCCGCGGGCCGCGCGGCGGCACGGGACACGGCATAG